A genome region from Procambarus clarkii isolate CNS0578487 chromosome 78, FALCON_Pclarkii_2.0, whole genome shotgun sequence includes the following:
- the LOC138357366 gene encoding tigger transposable element-derived protein 1-like yields MSPKKLVAKDSVGKGKKATITVEVKKEIIAKHERGVRVVDLVREYGRTSSTICTILKRKEQFKTLEVAKGVTKVNKKRPQILEEVEKLLLVWMNERQLHGDSVSEALVCAKAKKLYVDLVRKTPGASSEEEEIFKASRGWFEKFRKRSGIHSVVRHGEAASSDKAAAEKFVPEFQEFVAEKEFLPQQVFNCDETGLFWKKMTKRTYITQEEQSLPGHKPMKDRLTLVLCANASGDCKVKPLLVYHSENPRVFKACKVYKARLNVMWRSNKKSWVTRIFFTEWINDVFGPSVRKYLEEKQLPLKALLVLDNAPAHPPQMRDELYPENQFITIKFLPPNTTPLLQPMDQKVIANFKKLYMKALLERCVDVTDNTGLTLKEFWKNHFNILGALRLIDKAWEGVTRRTLNSAWRNLWPEGVPERDFEGFGPAPASASAPVEDPEVHLVDDIVALGQTLGLELDAADVQELVEEHSEELTTEELLELQKEINQEEAQEFSSGEEEVREDAAASSSEIREVLGMFEKGHPKTKTKAIVNRKVLSESREKKSQ; encoded by the exons atgtcgccaaagaagctggTTGCTAAAGACAGTGTTGGCAAGGGGAAGAAAGCAACAATTACTGTTGAAGTGAAGAAGGAAATAATAGCAAAGCACGAGCGTGGTGTGCGTGTGGTTGATCTCGTCAGGGAGTATGGCAGGACCTCATCAACGATTTGTACCATTCTGAAGAGGAAGGAACAATTTAAGACGCTTGAGGTGGCTAAAGGAGTTACCAAGGTTAACAAGAAACGTCCACAAATCCTAGAAGAGGTTGAAAAGCTACTGCTAGTCTGGATGAATGAAAGGCAATTGCATGGCGATAGTGTCTCTGAAGCTCTTGTCTGTGCAAAGGCCAAGAAGTTGTATGTGGACCTTGTCAGGAAGACACCAGGTGCGTCGTCTGAAGAGGAGGAGATATTTAAGGCAAGCcgtggatggtttgagaaatttaggaaGAGAAGCGGTATCCACAGTGTTGTTcgacatggggaggctgccagctctgataaagctgctgCTGAGAAATTTGTACCAGAGTTCCAGGAATTTGTTGCTGAAAAGGAGTTCTTGCCCCAACAAGTTTTTAATTGTGACGAGACTGGCCTGTTTTGGAAGAAAATGACGAAGAGGACCTACATCACACAGGAGGAGCAATCTTTGCCTGGCCACAAACCGATGAAGGATCGGCTTACTCTCGTCCTCTGCGCCAATGCAAGTGGCGATTGCAAGGTCAAGCCGCTGCTGGTCTACCACTCAGAAAATCCACGCGTGTTCAAGGCATGTAAAGTGTATAAGGCGCGACTGAATGTGATGTGGAGGTCCAATAAGAAATCCTGGGTCACACGGATATTCTTCACTGAATGGATCAATGATGTTTTTGGCCCCTCAGTGAGGAAATATCTTGAAGAGAAACAGttgccactcaaggccttgcTTGTGCTTGATAATGCTCCTGCACATCCTCCACAGATGCGAGATGAATTGTATCCTGAAAATCAGTTCATCACCATCAAGTTCCTTCCTCCCAATACCACTCCACTCCTCCAACCTATGGACCAGAAAGTCATTGCAAACTTTAAGAAACTCTACATGAAGGCCTTGTTGGAGAGGTGTGTTGATGTGACCGACAATACAGGGCTGACCCTCAAAGAATTCTGGAAGAACCACTTTAATATCCTGGGTGCCTTACGTTTGATCGATAAGGCCTGGGAAGGAGTGACAAGGAGGACCCTTAACTCTGCTTGGCGTAACCTGTGGCCTGAGGGTGTCCCTGAGCGAGACTTTGAAGGTTTCGGTCCTGCACCTGCATCTGCATCTGCACCTGTGGAAGACCCGGAAGTGCATCTAGTGGATGATATTGTTGCTCTGGGGCAAACTTTGGGTCTGGAGTTGGATGCTGCTGATGTGCAGGAGTTAGTGGAGGAGCACAGTGAGGAACTGACCACTGAGGAACTCCTGGAACTTCAGAAGGAGATTAATCAAGAGGAGGCACAAGAGTTCtcatcaggggaggaggaggtacgggaggatgctgctgcctcttcaagtgagatcagggaagtgctaggaatgtttgaaaag ggacatcctaaaacaaagacaaaagcaattgtcaatagaaaAGTTCTTTCCgaaagtagagaaaagaagagccagtga